CGGCAGGCGCAGCCGACCGCCACCGTTTCGCTGTGGAGGACGTTCATCAGGACCATGTCGAGACCGGCCGCCGCCAGCATCGGCAGATAGGTTTGCTCCAGCAGCAGGCGCTGCCGGCGGTAACCCCTGCCGGTGGTCAGGTTTGAAAGCCCGGCGATGGTCCTGACGGGAAACCCCAGCACCTCCGGCAGCTGGCGCAGAATGGTCAGCATCTCGCGGGCCTGCCGATTGCCGTCCTGCCAGGCGAGGGGCACCACCACCGGGTCGATGATCAGCCGCTGGGGCGCGATGCCCGCCGCCTGGCAGGACTGCAGGAGGTCCACCGCCAGGCCCAGACGCTCGGCGGCGTCCTGGGGCACGTGGCTTCCGGGGGTCAGCAGAAAGCCGATGATGTCGGCATCATAGGCTCGTGCCAGGGGCAGGATGCGCGCCAATTTGGCCGGCTCCAGTGAAAACCCGTTGATGATGGTCCCCGGTCCGGCGGCCCGCAGGCCGGCCTCCATGGCCGCCGGGTTGGCTGTGTCGATCAGAAGCGGCAGATCGGTGGCGCTGCGCACCGCCTCCACCAGAAAGGTCATCTGGGTTTGGGGGTCGTGCGTCAACGGGCCGGAATTGACGTCGATGGCCTGGGCGCCGGCCGCCGCGCATCTTTGGACGAGTTCACATACCGGACGGGGGTCGCGGGCGGCCAAGGCCGCTGCGATCGCCGGATCGGTAATCTGAAGGTTGTCGGCCACCAGCAGCACGGGCGCTCCTTCCTTTTTTTGCAAGCGCCGCTAAAGCGCTCAGCGGCTTTCTTCTTAACGTCCCTCCCGCGCGAATGCAACCCCGCAAACTCTCCGCCGCGGCTGTCGGCAATTTCCCGGCCGGGGGGCCGTCAGGCCGGCCAGCAGGCCGCCAGGTGGGCGATGGAAGCCGCCAGGCGTTTGTAGGAAAAGACCTCCAGCGAAACGGTTCCCCGGAAGCTTTCCAGCAGCGGCAGGACGCGCGCCATGTCGGCCGGCGGCAGGCGCTCCAG
The Desulfobacteraceae bacterium DNA segment above includes these coding regions:
- a CDS encoding dihydropteroate synthase, whose translation is MLLVADNLQITDPAIAAALAARDPRPVCELVQRCAAAGAQAIDVNSGPLTHDPQTQMTFLVEAVRSATDLPLLIDTANPAAMEAGLRAAGPGTIINGFSLEPAKLARILPLARAYDADIIGFLLTPGSHVPQDAAERLGLAVDLLQSCQAAGIAPQRLIIDPVVVPLAWQDGNRQAREMLTILRQLPEVLGFPVRTIAGLSNLTTGRGYRRQRLLLEQTYLPMLAAAGLDMVLMNVLHSETVAVGCACRLLTSGGVFTWEEVRW